The Ciceribacter thiooxidans genome window below encodes:
- a CDS encoding DUF1772 domain-containing protein: protein MLSVLSVLVLLLMAVNLGLALAHALEFPGKLRLGEPAYRAVQAIYYPGFTIGGLVGEVGGMLLLIVLLVMTPAGTVRFWWEGAALGLLVAGHSVYWVATHPVNAFWLKDSKLATPGRLFFGLLSAPGGDWRRKRSIWEWSHVVRAVFFALGFLSMALALMR from the coding sequence ATGCTCTCTGTTCTCTCCGTGCTGGTGCTGCTTCTGATGGCCGTAAACTTGGGCCTCGCCCTTGCCCATGCGCTCGAGTTTCCCGGAAAGCTCAGACTGGGTGAGCCGGCCTATCGCGCGGTACAGGCGATCTACTATCCCGGATTTACGATCGGCGGTCTGGTGGGAGAAGTCGGCGGCATGCTTCTCCTGATCGTCCTTCTGGTCATGACGCCGGCAGGCACCGTGCGCTTCTGGTGGGAGGGCGCCGCACTCGGTCTGCTGGTGGCGGGGCATTCCGTCTACTGGGTCGCCACGCACCCCGTGAACGCCTTCTGGCTGAAGGACTCCAAGCTTGCGACGCCGGGGCGACTGTTCTTCGGCCTTCTCTCCGCCCCCGGCGGAGACTGGCGGCGAAAGCGTAGCATCTGGGAATGGTCGCATGTCGTGCGGGCGGTATTCTTCGCGCTCGGCTTCCTGTCCATGGCGCTCGCCCTGATGCGCTAG
- a CDS encoding TonB-dependent siderophore receptor — translation MLAVLAAFSAVAQDSTVLEEIVVTQEGDQADRRGNTFVAKSARTATKTGTPLIKTPQAVSVVTKTQFEQQGAATAAQALRYTPGVTPDIRNNDRYDIVPVRGMGMANYQNFIGYLDGLRMQRGISFSQPTVDLFDVERIDVVRGPSSVLYGQMAPGGFVNLVSKHPTEEPYREAGMTVGTDRYVKGTIDLGGPVAGSDILFYRLAASGRYNETNLDDVTSKRFSVSPSLLIKPEEGTSLTLLFNYTDDPASAYPAGLPAAGTAYANGSYPDIPYDFNVGDPDFDSFERRTTRLGYEFEHDLNDYLTFRQNLRYMHVESEHIGLSGRSMTGTTITRLASHLQEEVDAFVVDNQFQADFDTGPLAHTLLFGLDYQYADADRLMGTGPAPSIDYLDPVYGAAIALPALTSDTRQLTSQTGLYAQDQIEFGKLNVTFGGRYDSYDIETDTTTLATDVTTSTEQDDHAFTGRVGAAYLFDSGIAPYVSYATSFEPPTGLGYSAAGGVALDPVEGRQIEAGVKYQPEGSDSYLAASVYHLVQSNMTTSDAAHPGYYLQVAEVTTTGVELEAKLAFDAGWDVTAAYTHMDAEMTENATAAYVGNRPYAVPEDAAALWVHYSVQDGAFEGLGLGAGVRYVGSTYGDEANSFKVSAFTLFDAALDYDFGRRNPDLAGLSLNVTASNIFNKEYVSSCSSTTACFYGSTRTVYATLKYKW, via the coding sequence ATGCTGGCGGTCCTGGCCGCGTTTTCCGCGGTGGCTCAGGATTCGACCGTTCTCGAGGAAATCGTGGTCACCCAGGAAGGCGACCAAGCCGACAGAAGGGGCAACACGTTCGTCGCCAAGAGCGCGCGCACGGCGACAAAGACGGGGACGCCCCTCATCAAGACGCCCCAGGCAGTCTCCGTGGTGACGAAGACGCAGTTCGAACAGCAGGGTGCTGCGACGGCGGCACAGGCGCTGCGCTACACGCCGGGCGTCACGCCCGACATCCGCAACAACGACCGCTACGACATCGTGCCCGTGCGCGGCATGGGCATGGCCAACTACCAGAACTTCATCGGCTATCTCGACGGCCTGCGCATGCAGCGCGGCATTTCATTCTCCCAGCCGACCGTCGATCTTTTCGATGTCGAGCGTATCGACGTCGTGCGGGGGCCGTCCTCGGTGCTCTACGGGCAGATGGCGCCGGGCGGCTTCGTCAATCTCGTGTCCAAGCATCCGACGGAGGAACCTTACCGCGAGGCCGGGATGACGGTCGGGACGGACCGATATGTCAAGGGAACAATCGACCTCGGCGGGCCGGTCGCCGGAAGCGATATCCTCTTTTACCGGCTGGCGGCCTCCGGCCGCTACAATGAGACCAATCTCGACGACGTGACCTCGAAGCGGTTCTCGGTGTCTCCCTCTCTGCTGATCAAGCCGGAGGAAGGCACCAGCCTCACTCTCCTGTTCAACTATACAGACGATCCGGCCAGCGCCTATCCGGCCGGCCTGCCGGCGGCCGGTACCGCCTATGCGAACGGCAGCTATCCGGACATTCCCTATGACTTCAACGTGGGCGATCCGGATTTCGACAGCTTCGAGCGCCGCACGACGCGCCTCGGCTACGAGTTCGAGCATGACCTCAACGACTATCTGACCTTCCGGCAGAACCTGCGCTACATGCATGTCGAGAGCGAACATATCGGTCTCAGCGGGCGCTCGATGACCGGAACGACGATCACCCGGCTCGCCTCGCATCTTCAGGAAGAGGTCGATGCCTTCGTCGTCGACAATCAGTTCCAGGCCGATTTCGACACCGGACCGCTGGCCCACACGCTGCTTTTCGGCCTCGACTATCAGTATGCCGACGCCGACCGCCTGATGGGGACCGGGCCGGCGCCGTCGATCGACTACCTCGACCCGGTCTATGGCGCGGCAATCGCCCTCCCGGCCTTGACCTCCGACACCCGTCAGCTGACGAGTCAGACCGGCCTCTACGCGCAGGACCAGATCGAGTTCGGCAAGCTCAACGTGACGTTCGGCGGACGCTACGACAGCTACGACATAGAGACCGACACGACCACACTCGCGACCGATGTCACCACCTCGACGGAGCAGGACGACCACGCCTTCACCGGCAGGGTCGGAGCGGCCTATCTCTTCGATTCCGGCATCGCACCCTATGTGAGCTACGCAACCTCGTTCGAACCGCCGACCGGGCTCGGCTACAGCGCAGCCGGCGGCGTCGCGCTCGATCCCGTCGAAGGCCGGCAGATCGAAGCCGGCGTCAAGTACCAACCGGAAGGCTCGGACAGCTATCTCGCCGCCTCGGTTTACCACCTTGTCCAGTCCAACATGACGACCTCGGATGCCGCCCATCCCGGCTATTACCTCCAGGTGGCCGAGGTGACGACGACGGGCGTGGAGCTCGAGGCCAAGCTGGCATTCGACGCCGGCTGGGATGTCACCGCAGCCTATACCCACATGGATGCCGAAATGACCGAAAATGCGACCGCGGCCTATGTCGGCAACCGGCCCTATGCGGTGCCGGAGGATGCTGCCGCGCTCTGGGTTCATTACAGCGTTCAGGACGGAGCGTTCGAAGGCCTCGGGCTCGGTGCAGGCGTGCGTTATGTCGGGTCGACTTACGGCGACGAGGCCAACAGCTTCAAGGTCTCGGCCTTTACGCTCTTCGACGCGGCGCTCGACTATGATTTCGGACGCCGCAATCCCGACCTTGCGGGGCTGAGCCTGAATGTCACTGCGAGCAACATCTTCAACAAGGAATACGTGTCGAGCTGCAGTTCGACCACCGCCTGCTTCTACGGCAGCACCCGCACCGTCTACGCCACGCTGAAATATAAGTGGTGA
- a CDS encoding glycerate kinase type-2 family protein — protein MFNDPDRFLRQLFDRAVEVADPMRSLKAFLPPKPEGRVIVVGAGKASARMAEAVEAEWGPCEGLVITRYGYSRPCRGIEIVEAAHPVPDEAGLVATRRMLDLLATAKEGDFVLALISGGASALLVQPAEGVSLADKQAVNAALLASGAPIDRMNTVRKHLSRVKGGQLAAAAYPARMLALMISDVPGDDPAFIGSGPTVGERSTREDALEVLRRWKIEVPASVREALDRPSGVVPPGDQRLSRVENIIYAAPRQSLNAAAALAEQAGCVVRMLGDSLEGEAREVAAAQAEQALAIKAGMKPGDPSVLLLSGGELTVTRRGKGVGGPNAEFCLALALALQGAEGIHAIACDTDGVDGAAEVAGAVVCPDTLQRATKLGVDASGALAENDAHGFFGAIGHQVVTGPTLTNVNDFRAILIRG, from the coding sequence ATGTTCAACGATCCGGACCGCTTCCTGCGGCAGCTTTTCGACCGAGCGGTCGAGGTCGCAGACCCGATGCGTTCGCTCAAGGCATTTCTGCCGCCGAAACCCGAGGGGCGGGTGATCGTGGTCGGCGCCGGCAAGGCGAGCGCGCGGATGGCAGAGGCCGTCGAGGCGGAATGGGGCCCTTGCGAAGGCCTGGTCATTACCCGCTATGGTTATAGCAGACCCTGTCGTGGGATCGAGATCGTCGAGGCCGCCCATCCGGTGCCTGACGAAGCCGGACTCGTGGCGACGCGCCGCATGCTGGACCTGCTCGCGACGGCAAAGGAGGGCGATTTCGTCCTGGCGCTGATTTCCGGCGGTGCTTCCGCGCTGCTCGTACAGCCAGCCGAAGGCGTCTCGCTCGCCGACAAGCAGGCGGTGAATGCGGCGCTCCTCGCCTCTGGCGCGCCGATCGACCGGATGAACACCGTGCGCAAGCACCTGAGCCGGGTAAAGGGCGGCCAGCTCGCCGCCGCCGCCTATCCGGCGCGGATGCTGGCGCTCATGATCTCCGATGTGCCGGGCGACGATCCGGCGTTCATCGGCTCGGGTCCGACGGTCGGTGAACGCTCGACCCGTGAAGACGCGCTCGAGGTCCTTCGGCGATGGAAGATCGAGGTTCCGGCGAGCGTGCGGGAGGCCCTCGATCGTCCGAGCGGCGTCGTGCCGCCGGGGGACCAGAGGCTCTCCAGGGTGGAGAACATCATCTATGCGGCGCCGCGGCAGTCCCTGAATGCGGCGGCAGCGCTCGCCGAACAAGCCGGCTGCGTCGTCCGCATGCTGGGTGACAGTCTCGAAGGCGAGGCGCGCGAGGTGGCCGCTGCGCAGGCAGAACAGGCGCTTGCCATAAAGGCGGGGATGAAGCCCGGTGATCCTTCGGTACTGTTGCTTTCCGGGGGAGAACTCACTGTGACGCGGCGAGGCAAAGGAGTCGGCGGTCCGAACGCCGAGTTCTGCCTGGCGCTTGCGCTGGCGCTGCAAGGTGCCGAGGGGATCCACGCGATCGCCTGCGATACCGACGGCGTCGACGGCGCGGCAGAGGTGGCAGGCGCGGTCGTCTGTCCCGATACGCTTCAGCGCGCAACGAAGCTCGGCGTCGATGCTTCCGGGGCTCTTGCGGAGAACGACGCTCACGGCTTTTTCGGCGCTATCGGTCATCAGGTGGTGACCGGGCCGACACTGACCAATGTCAACGATTTCCGGGCGATCCTGATCCGCGGCTGA
- a CDS encoding helix-turn-helix domain-containing protein: MGEIIRTGDFIDRLRRQNRTVSLVENDPGTDSSLMRGRFCDIELRQGLSVHVSDVVSLCDLTAETEIGPHMSIKFFFEGKVDAEIGNRRLPSPQQVSPSSRWIPAACMLANRREERFRNHTSAGNHIRKLKIRIEPEWLASGDMFADRTAGAVERFAQSEFELLSWQPAPALLKLANQIMSPPEEEACLRHLFLEAQTLAVIHECFKLIAGGKASAGAPVAALRASEERKLAEAEDYIRDCAGRLPSAEEIAAHLSISINTLHRLIRRGRTVGAASFVRTTKLRQARHAIESEGIQIARAAHLAGYSSPANFSTAFKREFGVPPRAMRG, translated from the coding sequence ATGGGCGAGATCATCCGGACCGGCGACTTCATCGATCGCCTGCGGCGGCAGAACCGGACCGTCTCGCTGGTCGAGAACGACCCCGGAACCGATTCTTCTCTGATGCGCGGCCGGTTCTGCGACATCGAACTCCGACAAGGGCTGAGCGTGCACGTCTCGGACGTCGTCAGTCTCTGCGACTTGACCGCCGAAACCGAGATAGGGCCGCACATGTCGATCAAGTTCTTCTTCGAGGGAAAGGTCGATGCCGAGATCGGCAACCGGCGCCTGCCCTCCCCGCAGCAGGTCTCGCCCTCCTCGCGCTGGATCCCGGCAGCATGCATGCTCGCCAATCGCCGGGAGGAACGCTTCCGCAATCATACCAGCGCCGGCAACCACATCCGCAAGCTGAAGATCAGGATCGAACCGGAATGGCTGGCGTCCGGCGACATGTTTGCGGACCGTACCGCCGGCGCGGTCGAGCGCTTTGCCCAGTCCGAGTTCGAGCTGTTGTCATGGCAACCGGCGCCCGCCCTCCTGAAGCTGGCAAACCAGATCATGTCGCCCCCCGAGGAAGAGGCGTGCCTCCGCCATCTCTTCCTTGAAGCCCAGACTCTCGCCGTCATCCACGAGTGCTTCAAGCTCATCGCCGGCGGCAAGGCGAGCGCCGGAGCGCCGGTCGCGGCGCTGAGAGCATCGGAAGAAAGAAAGCTCGCGGAAGCGGAAGACTATATTCGCGACTGCGCGGGCCGATTGCCGTCCGCCGAGGAGATCGCCGCCCATCTATCGATCAGCATCAACACGCTGCACCGCCTGATCCGTCGGGGGCGCACCGTCGGCGCAGCCAGCTTCGTGCGCACGACGAAGCTCAGGCAGGCGCGGCACGCCATCGAGAGCGAAGGCATTCAGATCGCCCGCGCCGCCCATCTTGCCGGTTATTCGAGCCCGGCGAATTTTTCGACCGCCTTCAAGCGGGAATTCGGCGTCCCGCCGAGGGCCATGCGCGGCTAA
- a CDS encoding flavin-dependent oxidoreductase, with protein sequence MKVLIAGGGIGGLTTALFLHKAGIEVEIFERAESIRELGVGINMLPHAVKELTGLGLLSDLDAQGIRTHELIYANRFGQVIWRELRGMEAGYDYPQISIHRGKLLSLIYKAVVVRLGREAVHTACRVTGFTQSHGGVTVQICGHDGASSSVSGDVLVGADGLHSAVRSQLYPEEGSPVWSGIMLWRGCTLWPAWRNGRTMAIAGGNVAKFVFYPIATVPGRDDLRLTNWAVMAKTGDSGARPLRAEDWSRPGVLAEVLPFVRDRFHLDFVDPAAIIPATGNFYEYPNCDREPLQRWSFGLVTLLGDAAHPMYPVGSNGASQAILDARSLSDHLSSAASAEEALAGYDAERRPKTSEIVLANRQGGPEGVIDMVEARAPEGFEDIDDVASHDEREAVVRGYARLAGFANTRR encoded by the coding sequence ATGAAGGTTCTGATCGCGGGCGGCGGCATCGGTGGCCTCACGACCGCCCTCTTCCTCCACAAGGCCGGCATCGAGGTCGAAATCTTCGAGCGCGCAGAAAGCATCCGCGAGCTCGGGGTCGGGATCAACATGCTACCCCACGCCGTCAAGGAGCTGACAGGGCTCGGCCTGCTCTCCGACCTCGACGCACAAGGTATCCGCACGCATGAACTGATCTATGCGAACCGTTTCGGCCAGGTCATATGGCGTGAACTGCGTGGGATGGAGGCAGGTTATGACTATCCTCAGATCAGCATTCATCGTGGAAAGCTGCTGAGCTTGATCTACAAGGCTGTCGTCGTGCGGCTCGGAAGAGAGGCGGTTCACACGGCCTGCCGCGTAACCGGCTTCACGCAGTCGCACGGAGGGGTAACCGTCCAGATCTGCGGCCACGACGGTGCCTCGTCGTCCGTTTCGGGGGACGTTTTGGTGGGCGCCGACGGCCTTCATTCAGCCGTCCGATCCCAGCTCTATCCGGAGGAGGGTTCGCCGGTTTGGAGCGGCATCATGCTCTGGCGCGGCTGCACCTTGTGGCCGGCTTGGCGCAACGGCCGGACCATGGCGATCGCCGGCGGAAACGTGGCCAAGTTCGTCTTCTATCCGATCGCAACGGTTCCCGGCCGGGATGACCTGCGCCTGACCAACTGGGCGGTGATGGCCAAGACCGGCGACAGCGGAGCACGCCCTCTACGGGCCGAGGACTGGAGCCGCCCCGGTGTTCTCGCCGAAGTGCTTCCGTTCGTTCGCGACCGGTTTCATCTCGATTTCGTCGATCCGGCCGCAATTATCCCGGCAACCGGCAACTTCTACGAATATCCGAACTGCGACCGCGAACCGCTGCAGCGATGGTCCTTCGGACTCGTCACGCTGCTGGGCGACGCCGCCCATCCGATGTATCCCGTCGGTTCCAACGGCGCGAGCCAGGCAATCCTCGACGCACGCAGCCTCTCGGATCACCTTTCCTCGGCGGCATCGGCGGAAGAGGCTCTCGCCGGCTACGACGCCGAACGCAGGCCGAAGACGTCCGAGATCGTTCTTGCCAACCGCCAGGGTGGCCCGGAAGGCGTCATCGACATGGTCGAGGCACGTGCGCCTGAGGGGTTCGAGGATATCGACGACGTCGCATCCCATGATGAGCGGGAGGCCGTCGTTCGCGGATATGCGCGCCTCGCAGGCTTCGCCAACACCCGGCGATAA